Below is a window of Penaeus monodon isolate SGIC_2016 chromosome 26, NSTDA_Pmon_1, whole genome shotgun sequence DNA.
ATGATTAAGTTAACAGTGCCTGTTTAAGTTACCCCGTACCCACTACACGAGAGCTTGATTTTTGTATCATATTATGCCAATGGTGATCATACAAATAAGCTTTATGGTACTCTGGTAAAGGGCCCGCTATCTAATACTACTTGTTTAATCAGTGCACTCCTGTCACACTTTTTTCACTGACGGCTTCGAGGTGTCTAGCTAGGGccttattctacatatatataaatgtgtgtgtgtgtgagaggagagagagagagagagagagagagagaggagagagagagaggagaggagagagagagagagagagagagaagaacgatagAGAAAATGAAGGTCTGTATCATTAGCTCCCAAGCTGGGTGCCATGGGCAGTGCCTATGATGCCGCAAGAttccaaaatgaaataaaatctacGGATGCGGTAAGttacttttcatttttctgttgagTACTTACTTTGTTTCGAGCAGCAGTTATTTGTGGATAAGACGTAGATGAACTCTGTTTTAAAGGTAaatttatgtggggtgtgggaaCGGGGACcggttggagaaaaaaaattgaatgctgtagtgaaaaaaaaagtttggaattaCTGTATTTTTTCACTGGAAGTTATTGTCATATCTTGTCAACACATCCAAAACACCTTATGCACATTTATTAGCATACCACATATAAAATTCCAATATGGTACTTATTAAGGCTTCATACACCCCACAACCGTCAAGAAACCTTATTTAACCCAAAGAACTAACGATCTTTTTAAAATACTTATCTTCTAGGTTTGGGCAGCACTAGTCGTGTCAGTCGCGATAATTGGTCCGTTGTTAGCGATAGTTAACCACTTTACGTCGTTCTGCCTCGGGGAAAAACATCGCTTCAGCACACGTGATTTTGCGTTTAACATGTTCCGCAATTTGGTGGTACAAGGTAACCTCATTTCGTCCGCGCGCTGGCCTCTGCGATGCATATTCTTCTCGTGGTACCTCTTCTGCTTCTATGTCTGTGGtgagtttttgttctgttttctttttcttttctttgattcgTTACTTAAGTttcttgttgtatttttattataatatctacttGCTTTTTTTCCattgactgtctctctctctctctctctctctctcctctctctctctctctctctctctcctctctctctctctctctctctctctctctctctctctctctctctctctctctctctctcctcttctctctctcatctctctctctttatttatctatttcttcatccctcatctctctctctctctctctctctctctctctctctcttctctctctctctctctcctctctctctctctctctcatctctcatctctcatctctcatcttacATCTGAAATCTATAACTATGCCGCATACTAGTAAGTCACGAAAGCCTGCACGCGacgacttacacacacacacacacacacacacacacacacacacacacacacacacacacacacacacacacacacacacacacacacacacacacacacacacacacacacacacacacacacgacatctcgtttttatattaatgaatatccTCTCGCTCAGCCTTGTACTCCGGGACGCTGACTGCCGTGCTGGCCATCCCTGCCTTTGAGAAGCCGATCGACTCTCTGGCGGACCTGCTGCGGGCCGTGAAAGAGGATGGTTTCAGTCCTCTGTTCATCCACGATACCTCCAATGTGCACATCCTGAAGGTGAGTTCGTGGGAcagtgtgtgttttcgtttaggttattatcgttcttattactattttgttattattataattattgttattgctgtttttgttgttgttattattattactattattgttgttgttttgttgttgttattgttattttactgttatcattattattaattttattttttattattacattatgttatcaatatcattgttgctattattaatacacttatttcattattaatattattgtaatttattttttcatctcctcgtcatcatcactagtattgttattaactGCAATGCTTTTGTATTATACTTACTGCTTGTTTCTCCCATACTTTCGTTGGTGTTATTCTTATCAATCCTGCAATGTGTGCAATTAGTAGAAATCAGTGAATATCATCTACAGCGTTCTGGTAGTTTAAACAGTGGTAAAAAATCCTcagtgaaaagaaaataacacgaGTTAGGTATGGCACaggtataatacttatatatatatatatatatatatatatatatatatatatatatatatatatatatagtatgtgtatattgttttattgtgtgttttgttattattgtgtgtgtgtgtgtgtgtgtgtatgtatgtatatatatatatacatatatacacacttatatgtgtgtgtgtgtgtgtgtgtgtgtgtatgcgtatgtgtgtgtgtgtgtgtgtgtgtgtgtgtgtgtgtgtgtgtgtgtgtgtgtgtgtgtgtgtgtgtgtgtgtgtgtgtgtgtgtgtgtaacgcaaTAACGCATTTACAGTGAAATATAAGAATGAAGACATCCTTATCTTCAAAACAAGAGCCTGCATCAGGAGAAATCCGGGGAAAAATCCAAGACTCTTTAGAGAGGATGTTTAGAGCAGCCTCATGTTTGTCGATCCCCCATGGGAAATCACAGTGACGGAAATGTGCtgtcagagagggaggggggggggaggcaaaaacCATTCGAATGGAATAGAAAATTACTCAGTGAGAGTCCAATTGCTGTATCTGGTGAAGATATTATTAAGGAACAGAGATCACGCAGAAAGAATGAAACATGTCATTAGGTCCAAAACATGTCAGTTTTGGACCTAATctggaaatacttttttttctttgctgcagAAAGTTCCCATCAGAATGGAATACCTAGTATACATATAGCAACAGGTaggagattttttttccaatatgctGGTTTTTAGCACAGCTGCATACATCTGCTCAACATACGTCTGATTCCAGTACAGTCAAATACTTTAACAGTCTGCataattttgtgaaatttttgcTCCACTGATTGTAATTAGAAGTTAACGGAACTCTGAATTACATAGTAGGTGCACACCTTCCTAttcttaattttataattttcttagtaattaatttaatttcaCGAAATTTATCTCTACCACAGGAAGCCACGTCGGGAATATATAAGGAGATCTGGGACCGATTTGAGCCTGACAGTGGCTACGTGTTCAGCGCCAATGAGGGGGTCGATAAGGTAATTATGTACTGATACTATAAAGATGGTAATTTCGATAGTGCTAGTGATAACGACCACAACACATATCCTGATTATATTAAGGATGATAGACGATATGATCATAACAATCCTGATGaaggttatgataataacaatattcgtaTATGAAATAGCTAGATTAACATTACCACCtctcaataacaatgataatagtaataatcatgttgtattaaaataataataataataataataataacaagagcagcATCGACGCATTCATGCGAAACATAACCTTCTCGCCCCAGGTCCTGACGGGGAAATTCGGCTTCATCAACGCGTGGTTGGCGTCCGAGATCCGAATCAGCGCTCGAGGCAAGGAGAAGTACCACTTGGCTCGCCAGACTTACTACCCTCAGAGATACGGCGTCGCCCTCCACTCCGGGGCTCCGTACTTGACCGTTTTTAACAAGAAGTAAAAGTCCGTTGGTTGGCGCACTGGATTTGTGCCGTTTGTTGTGCAGCGGATGTATTTGGTCTGGGTGATGGTTTGTGAGTATGCAAGTGCAGTGCGTTTCCGTGCttgatatgtgtgtatttataatatatcgttTATGTGATGTACGAAGGTTCATGTGtgagtatatgcattatatatatatatatatatatatatatatatatatatatatatatatatatgtgtgtgtgtgtgtgtgtgtgtgtgtgtgtgtgtgtgtgtgtgtgtgtgtgtgtgtgtgtgtgtgtgtgtgtgtgtgtgtgtgtgtgtgtgtgtgtgtgtgtgtgtgtgtgtgtgtgtgtgtgtgtgtgtgtgtgtgtgtgtgtgtgtgtgtttatctctctctctctctctctctctctctctctctctctctctctctatatatatatatatatatatatatatatatatatatatatatacatgtgtgtgtgtgtgtgtgtgtgtgcgtgcgtgtctgcgtgtgtgtgtgtgcgtgtggttctgccacgatggtccagtggttagatcaTTGGActtcgaccctcatggtcccgagttcaattccggccgcggcagtcgcaaaaatgtctgcgctccgactgctagctcgagcccgatcttGAGAAGTGAAACACAGGTATCGTAGGGGAGGTCGCAGCCGTGGCATAAGTATTAGCGCGTCGAacggcggttgattaggaaaggcatccaatactgaactgagagaggcctatgtcctgcagtggaataaatggttgttgaaaaaagagTATCTatgaatgcaatatatatgtgtatatatatatatatatatatatatatatatatatatatatatatatatatatatgtgtgtgtgtgtgtggtgtgtgtgtgtgtgtgtgtaagcacaatatatatgcatacatatataaacacaatatatatatatatatatatatatatatatatatatatatatatatatatatatatatatatataggtaggtaggtagataaattgataaattgactgataaatagatacataaatagacaaaaaaaagacataaatacagatccaaacatataaatacatttagatagatagatagataaaaatgtttgcgtgtgcttgcgcgtatgtgtgtaggtatgcatgtgtTTACAATACTTAATCTTTTCACACGCACACAGTATAACACACTGACATTTCACCACAAGAACAGCCGGCAGAATAGCGCCGTCCATCCCCAGGCTGAACCCAGCTGGTGGAATCCGGCCTCATCGGCAAGTGGAGGCGAGACGTGATCGGAAGGGCGTCCGGGAACGTAGATGGCGAAGGCCCCCACGGAGGTCCCGGCGCCATCACCCTGACGCATCTGCAGGCCGCCTTCTTCGTGCTCGGAGTGGGGCTCCTCGTGGCATCCTTCGCTCTGGGCTGCGAGGTCGGCTTCTGCAGAGGGCGAGGCAGGAGGGAGCGTGAGGATAAACCTGGAACCTCGCCTTCATTTAGAACTGGACGCTAGTTTTCACGAGTTGGCGGGATTTTCTATTTTCagaattgttattatccttacatATCATAGGGGTTTAGGGATTTGTAGGGACTTATaactagattttaaaaaaatatctaaagggGTATTTCCCAAGGAATGTTTGAATTATAACTCGatgttgtattatttatatgcgAAGGGCAATGAATATCATTCTCTGTGCATTGTGGGCGTAAGAGAAATGTGTAAAATAGGATGTGAAAATCGGTAAAGGAAAACAATTTATAAACCTATAAAATCACATTTTTATTGACTTTTATATTTATCTTGTGGTAATTTCTTCAAGTAACATATGATtaaaaaacagacacatatatatatatatatatatatatatatatatatatatatatatatatatatatatatatatatatatatatatatatatatgtcacccccctctctccagctatctctctctatctgtctcgctTCGTTccatatcttcctctccctcattgtCTCTCTGTATACCTTCCTCCGTCTTCCCATCTGTTCATCTGAATTCATGTCATATATTTCTCACTGAAAACCTTTCCAATTACATAAACGGCAAAATCAAAATAAGGAAAGACCTGTCCTGGTATGCGATGATattcacaaacttttttttttcgaaggagTGATCCACTTTGGTAAATTAAACACAAGAGGACAGCTTCATCTTTTAACTTCACTACACATTGCTTCGGGAAAATCGGTAGCACGCGCAAAACGGGATTTTTAAAAGACAGATGGGCGAGTAAAGAGATATCACGTTGGTGAAAAGAATGTAATTGGTGAATAATATGGAAGCATGAGAACAATTTACCTATAATACTTGTGTTTCCTATCATCACTGTGCACTACtagtttctttgtgtttgtgtgtgtgcgtgtgtttacgggTGTGATTCACCCGAAAGAGGGGGATTTTTACTCTCATTTTCCAATTAGCCTACTGAATGGAAATTTCTACGACATGCAACTTTGTTAACTGTCATGCAGAGTTTGTAAATAGAAATGCATTATGTCGTAAGTTAATGAACACAATGTAAATTTACATAGAATATTTCCTAGCTCGAAAAGATGTAGATAAGAAAACCACAAACGTCTAAAATGCTCAGAATAGAGGGATATACAATCTACattctgtcattttgttttttttagattattcctTAAGATAACTGCAAATTGTGACAAAATTTTATCAGTGATCGTTTCAAAGCACTATTTGCAATCTGCATAGAAATTAGTAAAGTTTTTATATATCAGGATGTGACAAAACTTTATTAGTGATCGTTTCAAAGCACTATTTGCAATCTGCATAGAAATCAGTAAAGTTTTTATATATCAGGATGTCATTAACTCCTCTATACCTAGTAAGTAATAAGCTAAATCACAAATAAGTACTCACTTTTGGAAATGCATTTTTCGAAGCCAtccttcaaattttaaaaaacaggatttttttttttgaagtggggGGAGCACTTATGGCAGGAAATGGCGCATTGAGGAGAAGATATACGCGAGGTCTTTGTGAGATTTAAGCACAGGTTTGGGTGATGAGGCCTACGACGTCACGCGGGGTTTGGGCTGAGGATCCggaggagagaaataggaaacggttggattggagggagggagagaaatgaggaaacggttggacaggggggaggaggagaaatagaaaggagagaaataggaaacggttggattggggggagggggagaaatataGAGGAGAGCAATAGGAGACGGTTAgatttggggaaggggagaaatagagaggagagaaataggaaacggttggattggaaggagggagagaaataggaaacggttgggttggggggaggaggaaaatagaaggagagaaataggaaacggttggacagggggagggggagaaataggaaaggttggggggggagggagaaatagaaaggaggGAAACAGGAAACGGttggacaggggggaggggagaaatagaaggagagaaacaggaaaTGGTTGgacaggggggcgggggagaaatagaaaggagggaaataggaaacggttggacagggggagggggagaataggaAAGGGttggacaggggggagggggagaaatagaaaggaggGAAACAGGAAACGGttggacagggggagggggaaatagagaggagagaaataggaaacggttggacagggggagggggagaaatagaaaggagagaaataggaaatggttggacaggggggagggggagaaatagaaaggagagaaataggaaacggttggacaggggggagggggagaaatagaaagggaataggaaacggtgacagggggagggggagaaatagaaaggagaaacaggaaacggttggacaggggggagggggagaaatagagaggagagaaataggaaacggttggacaggggggagggggagaaataggaAGGAACGGttggacaggggggagggggagaaataggaAACGGttggacaggggggagggggagaaatagaaaggagagaaataggaaacggacaggggggagggggagaaatagaaaggagggaaataggaaatggttggacagggggagggggagaaatagaggagagaaattGGAAACGGTTGGACAGGcgggatgagagaaaggaagaaggagagaaatagaaaggaagaatgaaagaaacaggAAATGGTTGgacaggggggaggagagaatcaAAAATAGGTAACTAAGCAAAAGATAAAGTGTTCATTAAATGCTGGTTCGTGTCGACGATTTTTAAATTGGAATTATTTAGCAGGCGATGATTAACAGCGATTATCTGTAGGTATATATCTGCTGCTCCCTTCCGCTTCCCGTGCCTGAATTATTTTCCTTCGTGTTTGAATCGGTGAACTgttcaatattaaaataaaaatgatcttACGGTGAGGCGTCATCCTGCCTAGTCTACTGTGTCTGAATAACAATATACTTATAGAATAAAGTTAGGTAAAATAAATTGTGCAAGGATATAGGTATAGGTGGATATATAATGCAGATCTATGCAAATTAATTTACGAAGGGGATAAATAATGTGTTATTCTTGTACTGTGACATCTagtattaattttaatgtttcaTGTGGAGAAGGTACACAAGAAACCcaaattgtaaaatatttttgttctaTTCATAGCATTCTAATTACGAATATTTTCACCACCGAGAGAACATTTTTTTATACTGACTGGGGAAACGAATGAAATGAATTGGAAAGGATGGCTGATtggaatataaaatgttattaaagaAAGGACATTTACTTGAGAAACGGGGTCCTAACTTGGAAAATACTCGCTTGCGTGCAATACCTTGGGCGcgcgttgttgttttcttttttatttaatcagtCATGCGAAAAATTGTTGCCGATTGTATCAACTACGCTGACATACGATAATTGTCGTGACTAAATATTAATTGTTTTTCCAAGTGTCTAATTATATCATAGTTTAGAGGTTTTCTCGTCTTTTCCACCAGGCATTGTTCTTAACTAACCTTATCTGACCCGGAATCACTCAGGTCAGCGATTGTCGTCCTTAAGGCCGCGCTGTGTGGGGCACTAAAGGGGCATTAAAGCGTTCTATGCCCAGATCCGGCTTATCTTTTGGCAGATATTGAGAATCTAGTCTATGATCTTCTTAGGTTTATCTAATATCATTACGCAGTTGCAGCTTAGACGCACCTATTCCGATGGAATGTACGAGGGTGGGTGGTGGAACCTGAGCTTTTAAATACCACACACTCCTTGTACGCTTCTGATATCACACGCACTTGATAACGTAAACCCGGATGACAGAGTATAACTTGTGTTATTATAATGGACAAATCATCTTGAAAGAGATGTGTCAAGATCTACGGTATATTCTACAAATAACTGTGTGAACAAGAAAAGTCATTTTGCTTCACCGGAATTGATTTCTGAAGATGAAATCAGAAGAATTTCGAAACAGTTgtctcgttttcaataaatctcgcttgtgcattgtgtgtttttctaccatCACTTTCCATATTTACGTCTGTTGCACCCCTTTGAAAGAGCTCCATGTCTCATTTGGAAGTCATAATCAAATACTAGGTTCGAGCATTTGCCATCCCACTGAGTAATCGATTACCATATGATTACCAGAAGcattattatttagttaattGTCATCTTTCACCTTAAGGTTAACCAGACAGCATGGGAACCCGGTAACTTTCGACCTTCTTCTCAAAGTCCGTCAGTGCCTCTTAAGTTCCTGTCGTAATCAGCTCTTGGAAAATCTCTTCAGGTCTCAGGGAGACGTAATCTTAACTGGGGAAAACATATGACCTAAGCAGCTAGAAGACCCTAATATGGGAGAGGATGATGCCCGTAATTAATATCGTTCACCACAAGATACTTAGTGCAGGTTCCATTCCGAGAATAGCTCCAAACTAACTGTTAAACCAATAGATTTGATTTTCATAAATCGCATTACAAGAACATTAATTTCTAACCGTCCCAAGAAAGCTTTCGGGGATAGATTACACCCGTATTGTAAACaaactgatagtaatgataataaaaaaaaaacgtgacgatAGTAATCAGCCTTATCAGAAAGGCACAAAAAAATTGGTTAGTTCTTGCTAAAGGATTTATATCAGttagattatatattagagaCTATCCTTTTCACACAGTAGTGAATGTGAAGATAGATAACAATATGCGTGAAGAGTGGAAACTGGAAGgttattttttactaatttaaTGAAGGATTTGTGAAATGAGAATATAAGGGatagcaaaacataaaaaaaatcgaggaaaaaagttaaaaagggataaaaaatcatgatacactggatatatatatatatatatatatatatatatatatatatatatatatatatatatatatatatatacacacacacacacacacacacacacacacacacacacacaacacacacacacacacacacacacacacacacacacacactacacacacacacacacacacacacacacacacatgtatatatatatatatatatatatatatatatatatatatatatatatatatatatatatatatatatatataatatatatatataatataatatgatatatatatatatatatatatatatatatatatatatatatatatatgatgtatatatatatatatatatatatatatatatatatatatatatattatattatgtatgtatgtgtgtgtgtgtgtgtgtgtgtgtgtgtgtgtgtgtgtgtgtgtgtgtgtgtgtatgtggtgtgtgtgttgtgtatgtggtgtgttgtggtgtgttgtgtgtg
It encodes the following:
- the LOC119590065 gene encoding glutamate receptor ionotropic, delta-1-like isoform X1, producing MIGMVSRREVEFAIDEITVTGAREAVLDFTKPYFMESITIVSRAPAEKSRAMAVFSPFTPGVWAALVVSVAIIGPLLAIVNHFTSFCLGEKHRFSTRDFAFNMFRNLVVQGNLISSARWPLRCIFFSWYLFCFYVCALYSGTLTAVLAIPAFEKPIDSLADLLRAVKEDGFSPLFIHDTSNVHILKEATSGIYKEIWDRFEPDSGYVFSANEGVDKVLTGKFGFINAWLASEIRISARGKEKYHLARQTYYPQRYGVALHSGAPYLTVFNKKLNPAGGIRPHRQVEARRDRKGVRERRWRRPPRRSRRHHPDASAGRLLRARSGAPRGILRSGLRGRLLQRARQEGA
- the LOC119590065 gene encoding glutamate receptor ionotropic, delta-1-like isoform X2 — protein: MIGMVSRREVEFAIDEITVTGAREAVLDFTKPYFMESITIVSRAPAEKSRAMAVFSPFTPGVWAALVVSVAIIGPLLAIVNHFTSFCLGEKHRFSTRDFAFNMFRNLVVQGNLISSARWPLRCIFFSWYLFCFYVCALYSGTLTAVLAIPAFEKPIDSLADLLRAVKEDGFSPLFIHDTSNVHILKEATSGIYKEIWDRFEPDSGYVFSANEGVDKVLTGKFGFINAWLASEIRISARGKEKYHLARQTYYPQRYGVALHSGAPYLTVFNKK